The Zea mays cultivar B73 chromosome 7, Zm-B73-REFERENCE-NAM-5.0, whole genome shotgun sequence DNA segment TGATCAAgtgccactaatcactggagctcccttggccgctcataaccgcgagcacggctgatatatcagtttttcaaacactctgcagaggttgtgcactttacccacaagccgtgattccctttctgcccggagatcatgactctccattgatcactaccaaggtgacccagcagggcatcactacgtagcctttacaaagattccccggggctgtagccacccgttaggtttcctaaatgcaccgcactcctccccaaggggcgaacccaaacttggcagagcgagccgcatacaccgagccccattgacggcacgacggctaagtgaactacaccccggatcctctaattattcagctaagggcaccccattccaccctcatggttgcactgttttcccgggcggtcatccatagaacaggtccttacggagaggcactcgagaaaccgctcgagcccccttaaaggccacaagcatacatcataataagagaagggaaaacagcgtatcacagatattctcatcatgttcattgattagagttaagcaatagcataaagctaaacagtaataatccaacccaaataggtaaacaaggacatggataacaaaagctagtcaatccttaggcataaatgtgtaatgcgggaggtgaattaaataatgaataggacatagataggtcaagggacacttgcctccaccaaccgactgctgctcaggggcttctcctgcgggttcctcgggctcttcaaccggatcgttctctatgcgagcgcaaacatacacacatccacatatttaataccaaagaacagtacaccatacaatagaatgcaataagtaaacagacgttctacgcaggctcgcgagtacggttaagagagaaagaggaaaagatagtcgagaaacgatcacgttacatgattataaattaaccactcgcttaatggacggaaatttaatgtagacactatgtttagcgtaaagtaaagtcatgtttcatgtctacttattataagcaggtggagataaatgaaaggatggtcgcgcggcgagacgcgcgacaaagctctctaaaacaaattaaaaagttaacgactcgtcgcgcgaccgagcacgcagcgagacactttgccttagttaagaggagacgttaagcgtcgcgcgacgaagcgcacgacggcatacgtcgactaaactgagtccaaagtggaacgtcgcgtgaatacacacgcggcgttacaccttaaacaacctgaaacaaaatggatcgtcgcgcgacgaagcgcacgacgcaacacaagatagaatctgaatttagacaaatccgtcgcgcggcgaagcgcgcgacgcaacacgctaattaacaaataatcaccatgagtgcgggcgagcgaagatacggtcgggcaagGTCggaacgggggaacgggcggccgaactggggccagggcggttgaaccggccaggggggcggttgaaccggccgggggccgcgccggggacgcgccggcgagcaggggccaccggggccgcgccgggccacgccgggggcgcgccggggccgcgctgcgcgcgagcaggggaggagcgggggcgggcgggcgagccgggggcggacgccgagcgccgccgcggggaggggccgagcgagcgggccgagcgccgctggggccgggggcggggacggggacggggtcgccgcgccgggcaggggcggggacgggcggggccgccgcggggaggggcgggggcggggtcgccgcgccgggcaggggagggcgggcgccgccacgcggggccgggcagggggcgggcgggatcgccgccgcggggaggggcagggggcgggcgccgccgcgccggggagggggcgggagccgccgcgccggggaggccggggaaggggtcgagcgggggggaggccggggacggggagccgagcgccgccgcgggagggaggccgggcgggcgagcaggggcgccgccgcgccgggcagggacggggtcgggcagggggcaggggggagagggagggcgcgcgcgcgggggagaagaggagggagagggagagagagaagagaaggggaggggaggggagctcacctcggggtccaaaatccggtgatcgccgtctccaaatcctagggcaccacggggagagagaggtggaagagggagaggagaggttgttgcgcgggagatccaaatgagagagagagagaggagggggggcgcatgggggggttttgggcgccaggggcgcgcaggccggggcgggccgggccggctgggctggactagattgggccgggccacttcgcggatcgaacacccacgacgagcgcgaccactaaacggaattaaatcgcgaaccgaaatccggaacagaacgagacgaacattcaacatcagacaaagaaatgtgcttcggcatgatgcaacacccatgagacttaggttttggtttatacatgacacgaacacctgccgctatactggtttgaaatcgggaagaaagagcaaacggggaaagagaaaagagagtaacgcccgaattttgtgagagaaaagaagaaaaaaattatacccccaaattcagggcgttacactgttgaagtagaagagattatgaaggtaatgactgaacccttgcctatcaggctaagtccgctggcgctggaactgacgaagttttttcagaaggacaaggcagctccgGCAGACGAAGGTcttgcactgccgaaaaaacgaaggattattcaaatagcagatgtaattcatgggacaccgtcaccAACACCGGCATCAAAAATTGCCATTGATCAAACTGCCGAAACcgccgaagctaaaggcgccgcagccgaagccaccagagcggaaatcttcgaagctgaaactggcgcagccgaagctgccggggctgaaatcggggccacagaagatccgaacctggaagagacacttgaagttatcaataacatactcctaaaaatgactgaggaagaatctgttgtggctgcggcaagcacaactactgaaaaggggaaagaacaagatgaagacattttggaggaagaagattttgaatttcaagaattacttgggcaaggactgacagacgcagaaaaagcagagcttaaaaaatgtgccatagcctgcggatataagccaggggctacactgttcggtggggttaacgaaggaaaactgaggtgccttcgaaaccgcagcgaagctaaaattgttagaactctatgcagaaacattggcttgccgaagctagaagcggacctctgccgttatcaacgacaccatatcgccggaagcttgctttatgctaacttcaaggtaacaaatatttttgttattttattactattattattatcttttaggtcgtgttctaacgaagatcgtttcgacagagcatattattaagcaaggttctaaaaatgcaacaagatctcgaagaagagaagaacaaagccgtcatccaagatttggctgaaaaagttgaaaattacgaagctaatctgaaaaagaaagacttcaccatccaggaccttgaaatcatggttaaagagcatgaagttgcattagaaaagaaatattttgttattcagaccatagagggttctttggctgaagtccaaactgagaataacaagttaaagaatgaattgctgcaatagtcagaaaaatttgagcaagaaaagaaatatcttgaagcaagcctgaaaactgaggtggataaaatttcaaatttgcagaaatcctttaaagaacttctagagaaatgcttaagcttcggcagccgatgcgtgcagcggctgaaggatgtgtttcattctgttggagccagctctgcaaaatttacaccttcagctgaaaatctgcccagcacattagaatatattgaaggcgaagttgatgcccttgacgaagttattggtgggcacccgacttctgcgccctagtagcttctcggggcacagctactgcttttctgaaggctggctgcacgcatgaaaatattgtgaacagaccaaacttcagcttgtcagcgtcagatctgatagatatcccaagcctaacccaaagcattggaaatagattcatgactcaGATCtaggtaagtggcgggcgaaaaatggcaggtgacgaagctcgaagccatcttaagccggtaagaaacttatgtttgttacttttaccttctccttgaaatttgcacctttcttattctgctgtttggtatacgcatgatgacgaagctgaagaatgacgaagctgaagtttgacgaagctgaagacgaagcctagcctgaagcttaaagttgcttacaatatgctttcctgcaaaaattctggagaaactcttgtaatatatctatggaacaactcatgtaaatttgtacataccttgtaatatattatgTCTCCTTTATCCGCatacagtctgctttgctgtggatgaaacttctcttttgagccgaaggcgaaaaacaccttcccttcttttcgtacacaacgaagcataaaaaaaatTTTCCTTCGAAGTTCTTCCTCgtttctgaagcacctgtcttctttgtgtagtatgatgatgattctatatatgtctaaatgaatgtttatgaatgcaaatgacatgatgaagtgtactgtgcaaatgaatattaggacacatgttcaaaaaccataagcacagcccttcatccccttaggaatgacacaaatgtttttgccgtttacttttcggcttcaccgttgacttttcggtgtatcagcgttgactttttgctgtaagcctcccttgggagcttcttcgccttttactttcagcggaatcagcgtttatttttcgctgtaagcctcccttaggagcttcttcgccttttactttcagcggaatcagcgtttatttttcgctgtaagcctcccttaggagcttcttcgccttttactttcggcgggatcagcgtttatttttcgctgtaagctctgcattcccttaggaacgacttttaagcttctccctgtttccttttcttttttcctttgcatttacatttacattttttgggggatatcactctcatagaattaaaataaggaaaattacatgttgtggccccattaaaaacctttctccccctttggaaaggaaaagggtgccacaaaaaagaatataaaaaattacatcaaactaaacataatatcgccgaagctcatccgcattccacgatctaggaatgtcgttgccgtccatatccttcaatctgtaggaaccgggtcttgacgaagatactaccaaaaaggggccttcccacttcagctgtaatttgcctactgtctcaggattggctactcttcgaagtaccaagtgtcctggctcaatgttcttcagcttgacctttctgtcacgccattttattgtttcagcttgatatttattgatgttttccacagcttgaagtctgatcccttcaatagcatctttttctacagagcaatcagcttcgtcttcgccttctgccgaagctactgtccttattgatcctgttttggcctcttctggggttattgcttcgtcaccgaacaatagtttaaagggtgtaaagcctgtcgaccttgacatggttgtgttatggctccacaccactttgattaactcgtctggccactttcccctgggctgattgaagattgacttcattattcctgtcattatgatcccattagctcttttgacaagtccatttgactctgggtgtcggactgatgcaaaatggatcttcgtgccgatttgatcacaaaattctctgaaggcttcagaatcaaactgtgtcccattatccacagtaatagccttcggcactccgaagcgacaaacaatgttttgccagaaaaacttttgaatagtaaatgaagttattgtggctaagggctttgcctcaatccacttggaaaaatattccactgccactactacatatcttaggttcccctgtgctggtggtaatgggcctagtaaatcgaggccccacctttgcaacgaccaagtgggttgtattaattgggttaaagatgaaggttgtttttgatcttttgcacatttctgacaaccttcgcacttttggaccagatccgctgcatccgaagctgcctttggccaataaaatccttggcgaaaaactttcccaagcaagggcctagatccaatgtgagatccacacaggcctgcatgtatttccttcattaattctataccttcggatctggataaacacttgagcaatggggaacagaccccacgcttgtataactccccttctattatgacatatggtcgagctcttgcttctattctcctgttataagcttcgtcgtctgaaagaaaattactctgaaggaaagagatgatctcagttctccaatcttcactataaacaggggatatgttaaggattgctctttcaagaagctcgaccgaaggtgcttttattgtttcgaaaaatacttccgaaggtataggcagcccctgggctgttgacttggccaatagatcagcatattcattttctccgcgaggaatatttttgacagagaaaccttcgaaggaagcctcaatccttcggactgtatctagatatttttcaagcttcgggtctcttgatttatagctcttgtcaacatgaccagaaataacttgagagtcagttttaagaatggcccttctgattcccattgcctttaacttccgaagacccaagagaagagcttcatactcagcgatattatttgtgcaactaaaatcaagtcttgccgcataacaagttttaactttggagggtgaaatcaacacagcagccgctcctgctccgaaggttccccaagacccatcacaaaacactgtccatgcttcggcatctttattcgtttcttcctcctgagcccctggcgtccagtcagcaatgaagtctgccaacgcttgggactgaatcaaagatctatggacataatcaatacaaaattcattgagctctgcagcccattttccaatccttccagtagcttctcggtttctcataatatccttcagaggttgcgaagaaggaacaattatgttgtaagcttgaaaataatgccgaagcttcctggaggccatcaaaacagcatacagtaccttctccaattctgtataatttttctttgataaactaagaacctcggatacgaaatatattggggcctgcctcttaacttggccttcaagcttctcctggacaagtgctgcacttaccgctgagtgcgaagctgccacatataataacaaaggagcccctggcgttggtggcactacaagaaactgataaatgttcgtgggttttgttaagaacgtgggtaccgacgttcttatgGTAGTTAAGTTCGTGGGTtgttttaagaacgtgggtacccacgttcttaaattaagttcGTGGGCCTGGCCAAAACCGTCGAATTTAACCtattaggaacgtgggtacccacgttcttatatTAGGTTCGTCGGCCAACtcgacaccgtcgaacttaaccagaAAGACCTAATTCTTCCCGCGGCGCCGCGAGTCTCCCTCTCAGCTCACTCGTGCATCTAATCTGCCACAGGAGCCTTTCCTGGCGGGCGATATCTCCCCCTCTCGTCTCAGCACCTCACGCCGCCGGTGATCGCCGGTGACCACGGGAGCATTACAGCATCGCCGAGCTCCTCCCCGGCGCCACGTTCAGACGTCCGTCGAGCGGTCGGTGCCGCCGCGCCGAGGTGCGCCCCTGCTCGCTGTTTAGGTCGAGCGCCCAAGCTGCGCCACGCCCCCGCCTCTGCCCCGCTCTTGTTCTTGCGCTGAGGTGCGCCCCTGCTCCCTGTTTAGGCCGAGTGTTGGATCCTGGGCGGCGAGTCGGGCTTCTGGGCGCGGTCACCGTAGTGGAGCGAGCGCCGCCAGAGAAAAACCCCAGGTACGAGAAGGTCAAATCCATTTCAATTCCTGAACTTTCTGAACTAGATGGATGTGAATTGTAACTAGTAGCTGAAACTGAGCCTGGATTTTGTGCTTGTGATCCTGAAAGTATAGCTTGAGTTCTTGAATTTTGAGGGGTCACAAGTGATTGTGGTAGTGGTGACACTGAGGGTACTTCACCACCCCCAGAACTCTCACCCTCCTCACCTGTACCAGAAGGATACAACATATCCTGACTGGGAACAGTTAACTGAAACTGAAAATTTGAGTTTTCTGGGCCAACTTCAGTCAACTGAGCTTTGTTATTACTGTCCCAGTTCCATGCCTCATCTTCTTCAAACTTCACATCCCTACTGATGCACAATTTTTCAGTAATTAGATCAACCATTCTGTAGCCTTTTGTCCCTGGTTCATAGCCCAATAGGACCATTTTAGTGGATCTATCTGCCAGCTTATCTACTCCGGGGCCTATTTTCTTGACATGTCCAATACAGCCAAAAGTTCTGAAATGTCCCACTTGAGGTTTCTTGCCGTGCCAGGCCTCATACGGTGTTTTCCCTTGTACACTTTTAGTAGGTGACCTGTTCAGCAAATACACAGCAGTAGAGACTGATTGTATTCAACAAATATTTCTTTATTCCATACACCTATCTGCATGTGCTCTCGTAGTATATTTTCAGTGGGAACAAGGACTACTGGTGAACTGGTGAAATTCTCAATATGACATGAACGAGCAGCCAGACTTACTGTGTTGGTTGGCTCATGGTATTCTTCAGGATTCTGAAACAACAAAAACAATTAGCCAAGTCCTAATCCCTATAATCAACCAGCCTAGTCAGGAGTCCACTAATCAATAATTTAAAGAGGCAAACTCGCAGGCATAGTAGCAGCAAAATATTGGGGCAAAATATTGCACCAATAAAAAACAGATAAGAACCCTCAATTCAATAAATGCCTAAAAGAAAGCACAGACAGCTCACCGACTCAGCAGTCTGTGGCTCTTTGCAGCGGGACCGGAGAGGGAGAATCAGAGAGGCTATTCACCGCTTGCTCCATCTCATTCCTCTTCCCCGTGAACCCAACCATCATCTCACCTAAAACCAGAAGGTGGCTTGACTCGAACTCTAGCGTCGTTGGTGGAGAAGACTTCACGCGATAGCAGTGACTCCCGTTTCAAACCCTTACAATAATTCTTATTCTGCTAATAGCTCTACTGTATTATGTCCACATGATTACCAATAGATTACCAACAGGCGAGAATGCTGACATGTTCAAGCAAGTAGAAAACAGAGGATAAAGAGCATCGTTTACAGCTCTACTGCATTATGTCCACATGATTACCAATAGATTACCAACATGCGAGATTGCTGACATGTTCAAGCAAGTAGAAAACAGTGACATGCTTCAGCAACTTATTTATTAAAACATTACTGGGGTTTGCTGTCTTATTAAAACATTGCTTCAGCGCATCTTGGTAAATTAATTAGCAACGACATAGTCATTTGaattcagaagttgcagatgtccTAAAGTAAGAATAGGAAGAAAAAAACTTGCAGCTGCGTATAGTTATTTTTCTGGGTGGCTAGGTACTGGGTACAGGTCATATAGTTATGTTTTGTTCTATGCAAAGTTATGAAACCTAAAGCCGTGTTTCCATCTAATTGTAGGCCCATTTGACTCTAGTCTCCGGTCTCTCTCTCCACTCTAACTACAGCCGGCCCGCGTCTCCTCGACCATCACCACCTTGACGGTCTCCGTTAAGGtatttttcttctttctttgatgcaTATTATTAGAATTAGTTTGTTAGTTAAAATTTGATGCATGATTTTGGCTAGTTGTTACAATTGATGCATAATTTCTTGTTCATTGTAAATTAATCAATGTTAGGTTCAATGTTTGGTTAAATGTTTTTTATGTCTAGTGATCCTTCCTAATAGAAGAAGGGcttaatgatgtttatttacacatttttatttatgtttgtatgcttaatgatgtttatttacacATTTTTTATTTACGTTTATATGCTTAATGAAGTTTATTTACACATTTTTTATACATTGGGTTATTTAGTTTTGGAAATGGATGACAATAGAAGAAGGGCGATGTATGATGGATTCAATAGCGTGACTCTAGGTCACTCAAAGGAATGGGTTAGGGTTGCAAAACAATTCGTGGATCTCGCATTTTCCGGTGGACCTCGTGTGGTGAAGTGTCCGTGTACCAAGTGTCGGAATTTTAAGTATGTGAGAAAGATCGAAGAACTGGAGCATCACCTTTGCAAGAATGGGTTTATGCCTAACTATCTTGTGTGGCGCTCACATGGAGAAGTAGAGCAGAATATCACAGAGTCAGAAAGAattgatgatgatgaggaggatcGGATGGATGACTTGGTGGCTGATATTAGTAGAGAGTATCCAACATTGGCCTCGGAACAGGGTACACCAGAGGAAGTGCAGGAGTTTTATAAGCTTCTTCACGCGTCAGAGGAAAAAGTGCATGATGACACCACTGTGATCGTGTTGCAGGTGGTTACACGTCTTATGGCAATGAAGGCAAAGTATAACTTCTCGAATAACTGCTATAACGATATAATCAATCTGATTATTGATCTCATCCCATCGAACCATAAGATGCCAAAAGACTTATACCAGTCTAAAAAGATCGTGTCCGGTCTTGGGATGAAGTAtaagaagattgatgtgtgcgaaGATAATTGCATGTTGTTCTGGAAGGAATATGAAGCGGCCACCCATTGTCAGATATGCGGTAAATCAAGATATGCGGAGGTACTAAAAGAGGATGGAGCTACTTTTGCTACAAAAGTGGCAGTTAAACAGCTTCGATATATGCCCATCACCCCAAGGCTTAAACGTCTGTTTTTAACCCCAGAAACTGCGAAGCTAATGTTGTGGCATAAGGAAGGAGAACGTGAGAGCCAAGATCCAGACATTATGATGCATCCATCAGATGGCGATGCTTGGAAGGCTCTGGATCGTTTTGACCCAGAATTTGCAAGAGACGCTAGGAGTGTTCGCCTAGGCTTGTCCACTGATGGTTTCACTCCTTACGACAACAGTTCAACTTCATACTCTTGTTGGCCGGTTTTCATCATGCCCTACAACCCCCCTCCCAACAAATGCATGAAAGAAGGGTTCATATTTCTTGCCCTTATTATTCCAGGGCCTAAACATCCTGGAAAGAAGATCAATGTATTCATGCAACCGTTGATTGAAGAGTTCAAAGAGCTATGGGTAGGGGTAAAGGCTTATGATGGTCATCTAAAACGTGAATTTACCTTACGTGCTGTATATTTGTGGTCAATTCATGATTTGCCTGCATATGGTATTTGGTCTGGCTGGTGTGTCCACGGTCGACTGTGTTGTCCCATATGCATGGGGGACACACAAGCATATCGATTGGAGCATGGTAAAAAGGTCTCATTCTTTGATTGTCATCGACGGTTTCTTCCATCCAATCACCTGTTTCGAAATGATACGAAGTCATTTAGAAGAGGCATAAAAGTTAAAGATGGTCCACCAAAACGTTTAATGGGTGAAGATATCCTGATACAACATCGTGCCCTTCAAAGGGCTGCAGAAGGTCATGAGTTTGAAGGCTATGGTCAAGATCACAACTGGACTCATATTTCTTTTCTCTGGGAACTTCCGTATGCGAAGGTATTGATTTTACCACACAACATagatttgatgcaccaagagtgcaatgttgctgaaagcatcataagcatgtgtctaaacattaatggtaaaacaaaagacaacatcAATGCCAGGAAAGATTTAGCTAATCTTTGCGATCGCCCTAGCCTTGAGGTCAAATTAAATCCTAATGGAAAGGAGAGGACACCACGAGCTCCATACTGTCTAAAGCCGGAAGAGCGAAAAGAAGTATTTCAATGGTTGAAAATGTTGAAGTTTCCAGACCGCTATGCAGCTAACATAAAACGTACTGTTAACCTCGACACTAATAAATTAAATGGTTTGAAGGCTCACGATTACCATATTTTGATGGAAAGACTTATGCCGGTAATGTTCCGTGGCTATTTGAAGCCTCCTCTGTGGAAGATGATTGCTGAACTTAGTTACATATATAGACATATATGTGCTAAGCATATCTCAAAGAAATTGATGATTCAATTTGAGAAACAAATCGCGGTGCTTGTATGCAAGATGGAAAAAGTATTTCCGCCTGGATTTatgaatgtgatgcaacatttgcTAGTGCACTTACCTTATGAAGCATTGGTAGGAGGACCAGTGCAGTTCCGATGGATGTATAGTCAAGAAAGAGAATTGAAAAAACTTAGAGCTACTGTGCGGAACAAAGCAAGGGTTGAGGGGTGTATCGCAGAGGCCTTTGCAGCTAAAGAGATCACAATCTTCTCAAGTCAGTATTTATCACACACTAACAACGTGAATGCTCAGTCAACACGGTATCATACTGAAGAAGAAGGTCCTTCGACCGACCTTAGTGTTTTTCTATGGAAGGGGAAAGGGGTCGGGGCTTCTACTGCACATTATGTTGACATAAGAGAGCGTAATTTCACCATGCTCTACTTGTACACCAACATGGAGGAACTTGATCCAtactttgaaatgtttgattCCATATATTTAGCTGGCCACAAACCTACACCAAAGGAACTGGATAATCTACGTATGAAAGGGATGAATGGAGGTCCATGTTTCGTTGAATGGTTCCACGAGCATGTAATTATCTCTTTATAATTTTCCTTTGTGTACTTAGTTTGCACATATGACTTGCTATTTACCTATATCTTTTTTTTCTGCTCTATGTAGTGTAAGAAACTGGACTCTCTAGTCTCGGATGATTTGCGACAGATATCACATGGTCAGTTGAAAGCAAGAAAATATAGCCGCTATGATattaatggataccgttttcgaacATCAAAATTAGAAAAAATCCGCCCGCAGGCAGCCACGACAAACAGTGGAGTAGTAGCAACTGCCACAAATGCAGACGGAGGCACTCATGACTATTATGGTGTTCTTCAAGACATAACGGAGTACACTCTTGGTGGGGCCAAAGAGTTCATGTTTGTGTTATTTGATTGTGAATGGTTTGATCCTCAACAAACACGAGAGGATGAATTTGGAATTGTGGAGGTAAAGCATGAATCACGGTTTAAAGGCGGCGATTATAGCAATGTTGTGCTTGCACATCAAGCGCAACAGGTGTACTATCTAACATATCCTCATGAAAACTTGAAGTCTTGTTGTGTTGTATACAAAATTAATCCTGAAGTCCATCCGTTACGATATGATTATTACAACACAAATAACGAAGATGATGATTCTGTTAATATTTTTCAAGAAGAAGGCGATCAGTCAGAAAATAGAGAATTTACTATATCTGAGGATTTAGGGCtcaatgaagtagctagtctcgcCATAGATTTGATGGCAGAAGAACCAGGTCCTTCTAGGGCAAGGACTCGTAGGTCACAGAGAATTCTTGAAAAACAACAAAGACTTGAA contains these protein-coding regions:
- the LOC109941112 gene encoding uncharacterized protein, which encodes MLKFPDRYAANIKRTVNLDTNKLNGLKAHDYHILMERLMPVMFRGYLKPPLWKMIAELSYIYRHICAKHISKKLMIQFEKQIAVLVCKMEKVFPPGFMNVMQHLLVHLPYEALVGGPVQFRWMYSQERELKKLRATVRNKARVEGCIAEAFAAKEITIFSSQYLSHTNNVNAQSTRYHTEEEGPSTDLSVFLWKGKGVGASTAHYVDIRERNFTMLYLYTNMEELDPYFEMFDSIYLAGHKPTPKELDNLRMKGMNGGPCFVEWFHEHCKKLDSLVSDDLRQISHGQLKARKYSRYDINGYRFRTSKLEKIRPQAATTNSGVVATATNADGGTHDYYGVLQDITEYTLGGAKEFMFVLFDCEWFDPQQTREDEFGIVERNRCTI